Proteins from a genomic interval of Actinoalloteichus hymeniacidonis:
- a CDS encoding sterol carrier family protein, with amino-acid sequence MAGTRRVDPHELVAAVTAVREWLVADGEQPPRPVLASAVRLSLRTLEQTAPGHTVEVRVPPFAAVQCVAGPRHTRGTPPNVVETDPRTWLELATGSLAWADAVSAGRVDASGSRADISHWLPLLSV; translated from the coding sequence ATGGCTGGCACGCGTCGAGTCGACCCACATGAGCTGGTAGCCGCGGTGACGGCGGTGCGGGAGTGGCTCGTCGCCGACGGCGAGCAACCACCTCGGCCGGTGCTGGCCTCGGCGGTACGCCTCAGCCTGCGCACCCTGGAGCAGACCGCGCCGGGCCACACCGTGGAGGTGCGGGTGCCGCCCTTCGCCGCCGTGCAGTGTGTCGCGGGACCCCGGCACACCCGAGGCACCCCGCCCAACGTCGTGGAGACCGACCCCCGCACCTGGCTCGAACTCGCCACAGGCAGCCTGGCCTGGGCGGATGCGGTGTCAGCCGGGCGGGTCGATGCCTCCGGTTCGCGCGCCGACATCTCCCACTGGCTCCCGCTGCTGTCGGTCTGA
- the purF gene encoding amidophosphoribosyltransferase — protein sequence MDTDVPREECGLFGVWAPGEEVAKITFYGIYALQHRGQEAAGIAVGDGRKVVVYKDLGLVSQVFDEQVLSSLRGHVAVGHTRYSTTGSGKWENAQPIFRTTATGSGLVLGHNGNLVNTAELLARSAELGIVGNSNDMAATTDSDLVCGLLAHAAADMTIEQAALDLLPTVRGGFSLVFSDESTLYAARDPQGVRPLCLGRLERGWVIASETAALDIVGASFVREIEPGELLAIDSDGLRSSRFASPEPKGCLFEYVYLARPDTTISGRSVHATRVEIGRKLAEEHPVEADLVIPVPESGTPAAIGYAQASGIPYGQGLVKNSYVGRTFIQPSQTIRQLGIRLKLNPLRDVIRGKRLVVVDDSIVRGNTQRALVRMLREAGALEVHVRIASPPVRWPCFYGIDFASRAELIANGVDIDGVRRSVGADTLGYVSLDNLVAASEQPRTRLCAACFDGEYPIALPSDEMLGKNLLEAWDTDAAGTSGPAEPVVPSSYGAQDAVGRP from the coding sequence ATCGATACGGACGTTCCTCGCGAGGAATGCGGTCTGTTCGGCGTGTGGGCCCCCGGCGAAGAGGTTGCGAAGATCACCTTCTACGGGATCTACGCTCTGCAACACCGGGGCCAGGAAGCGGCGGGCATCGCCGTCGGCGACGGGCGCAAGGTCGTGGTCTACAAGGACCTCGGCCTGGTCAGCCAGGTCTTCGACGAGCAGGTGCTCTCCTCGCTTCGAGGGCACGTCGCCGTCGGCCACACCAGATACTCCACGACCGGTTCCGGTAAGTGGGAGAACGCCCAGCCGATCTTCCGCACCACCGCGACCGGCAGCGGACTGGTGCTCGGCCACAACGGCAACCTGGTGAACACCGCCGAGCTGTTGGCGCGCTCCGCGGAGCTCGGCATCGTCGGCAACTCCAACGACATGGCGGCCACCACCGACTCCGACCTGGTGTGCGGGCTGCTGGCCCACGCCGCTGCGGACATGACGATCGAGCAGGCGGCCCTCGACCTGCTCCCCACGGTCCGAGGTGGGTTCTCGCTCGTCTTCTCCGACGAATCGACCCTCTACGCGGCCCGCGACCCGCAGGGCGTGCGCCCGCTGTGCCTCGGCAGGCTCGAACGCGGTTGGGTCATCGCCAGCGAGACGGCCGCACTGGACATCGTCGGTGCCTCCTTCGTCCGCGAGATCGAACCGGGCGAGCTGCTGGCCATCGACTCCGATGGCCTGCGCAGCTCGCGTTTCGCCTCGCCCGAGCCCAAGGGCTGCCTGTTCGAGTACGTCTACCTGGCTCGTCCGGACACCACCATCTCGGGTCGCTCGGTGCACGCCACCCGCGTCGAGATCGGCCGGAAACTCGCCGAGGAACACCCCGTCGAGGCCGACCTGGTCATTCCGGTGCCGGAATCGGGCACGCCCGCCGCGATCGGCTACGCCCAGGCCTCCGGCATCCCCTACGGCCAAGGCCTGGTCAAGAACTCCTACGTCGGCCGGACCTTCATCCAGCCCTCGCAGACCATCCGCCAGCTGGGCATCCGCCTCAAGCTCAACCCGCTGCGCGACGTGATCCGGGGCAAGCGCTTGGTCGTCGTGGATGACTCGATCGTGCGGGGCAACACCCAGCGGGCCCTGGTGCGCATGCTGCGGGAGGCAGGCGCGCTGGAGGTGCATGTCCGGATCGCCTCGCCGCCCGTGCGGTGGCCGTGCTTCTACGGAATCGACTTCGCCTCGCGGGCAGAACTCATCGCCAACGGCGTCGACATCGACGGGGTACGCCGGTCGGTGGGCGCGGACACGTTGGGCTACGTGTCGCTGGACAACCTGGTCGCGGCCTCCGAGCAACCCAGGACCCGGTTGTGCGCGGCCTGCTTCGACGGTGAGTACCCCATTGCCTTGCCCTCGGATGAGATGCTAGGCAAGAACCTGCTCGAAGCCTGGGACACGGATGCCGCAGGCACCTCGGGGCCCGCCGAACCGGTGGTACCCAGTTCCTACGGGGCGCAGGATGCCGTCGGCCGCCCATAA
- the purM gene encoding phosphoribosylformylglycinamidine cyclo-ligase, whose protein sequence is MSGATYAAAGVDISAGDEAVERLKPWAARATRPEVLGGLGGFAGLFKLKLDRWREPVIASSTDGVGTKIAIAQALDRHDTVGIDLVAMVMDDLVVCGAEPLFMQDYIAVGKVIPERIAELVKGISEGCVQAGCALLGGETAEHPGLMVQGDYDISGTGVGVVEADSVLGPDRVRPGDVVLALGSSGLHSNGYSLARHVLLDIARMPLSGHVEEFGRSLGDELLEPTRIYAKDCLALIAETDVRTLSHITGGGLANNLSRVIPDGLTAVLDRGTWTPSPVFSLIAQRGRVAREEMERTFNMGVGMAAVVAAEDTDRALALLTARHVPAWVLGEVARSGDVSADGSAAPRVTMIGQHPRF, encoded by the coding sequence ATGTCAGGTGCCACCTATGCCGCTGCCGGAGTAGACATCTCCGCTGGTGACGAGGCGGTTGAGCGACTCAAGCCCTGGGCGGCCAGGGCGACTCGTCCTGAGGTGCTCGGCGGGCTCGGTGGTTTCGCCGGGCTCTTCAAGCTGAAGCTGGACCGCTGGCGCGAGCCGGTCATCGCGTCCTCGACCGACGGCGTCGGCACCAAGATCGCCATTGCCCAGGCGTTGGACCGGCACGACACGGTGGGCATCGACCTGGTCGCCATGGTGATGGACGACCTCGTGGTGTGCGGTGCCGAGCCGCTGTTCATGCAGGACTACATCGCGGTCGGCAAGGTCATCCCGGAGCGGATCGCCGAGCTGGTCAAGGGCATCTCCGAGGGTTGTGTCCAGGCGGGTTGCGCGTTGCTGGGCGGCGAGACCGCCGAGCACCCCGGCCTGATGGTGCAGGGCGACTACGACATCTCCGGCACCGGTGTCGGCGTCGTCGAAGCCGATTCCGTGCTCGGCCCCGACCGGGTCCGCCCCGGCGACGTGGTGCTCGCCCTTGGCTCCTCCGGGCTGCACTCCAACGGATACTCGCTGGCCCGGCACGTCCTCCTGGACATCGCACGGATGCCGTTGTCCGGGCATGTCGAGGAGTTCGGCCGCTCGCTCGGCGACGAACTGCTCGAACCGACCCGCATCTACGCCAAGGACTGCCTGGCATTGATCGCCGAGACCGACGTGCGGACGCTGTCCCACATCACCGGTGGCGGTCTGGCCAACAACCTGTCCCGGGTGATCCCCGACGGCCTGACCGCCGTCCTGGATCGGGGAACCTGGACGCCCTCGCCGGTGTTCTCGCTGATCGCCCAGCGCGGTCGGGTGGCACGTGAGGAGATGGAACGCACCTTCAACATGGGCGTCGGCATGGCCGCAGTGGTCGCCGCCGAGGACACCGACCGCGCATTGGCGCTGCTCACCGCCCGCCACGTGCCCGCCTGGGTGCTCGGCGAGGTGGCCCGCTCCGGGGATGTGTCCGCCGACGGCAGCGCAGCCCCGCGCGTGACGATGATCGGACAGCACCCGAGGTTCTGA
- a CDS encoding DUF397 domain-containing protein, producing MAASFTNWRKSQRSLSQGHCVEVGRLPELVGIRDSKNPDGGTLAVTRSTFGTLLASIKADRLR from the coding sequence ATGGCAGCGTCCTTCACCAACTGGCGTAAGTCGCAACGCAGCCTCTCACAAGGCCATTGTGTCGAGGTCGGTCGACTGCCCGAGTTAGTCGGCATCCGGGACAGCAAGAACCCCGATGGCGGCACGCTCGCCGTCACGCGTAGCACCTTCGGCACGCTTCTGGCCTCGATCAAAGCCGACCGGCTGCGCTGA
- a CDS encoding helix-turn-helix domain-containing protein, which produces MPTVGTSRVRLLGSGLREAREQMSLRALATACGISAAQLSKFENGRKAPKPSQVSAILTALGVVDERRDALVAMAERSDEQEWLEVEAGPPPKTISRLIAFEREAVRAVDVACLVIPGWLQTPDYARGVLAAVRVPPAHIDSLALLRVGRAEVLTRDDPLDYVALIDETVLHRKVGSHQVMAKQLGHLLTMSDLPNVEIRILAGGQAHLGMEGPFLLLEFSKARPIVHLEHRRATVFLDRAEHVSDFTQVADILRAEAMSSEQSRELIAEQHARWENGDGSVLHQLA; this is translated from the coding sequence ATGCCGACCGTCGGAACCTCGCGTGTCCGTCTGCTGGGTTCCGGACTCCGCGAAGCCAGAGAGCAGATGTCCCTACGTGCCCTCGCAACGGCCTGCGGAATCTCCGCAGCTCAGTTGAGCAAGTTCGAGAACGGGCGAAAGGCTCCCAAGCCCAGCCAGGTCTCGGCCATCCTGACTGCACTCGGCGTAGTCGATGAACGCCGAGACGCCCTAGTCGCGATGGCAGAACGATCAGACGAACAGGAGTGGCTGGAAGTCGAGGCCGGACCGCCACCGAAAACGATCTCGAGGCTCATTGCTTTCGAGCGCGAAGCGGTTCGGGCGGTCGACGTTGCCTGCCTGGTCATCCCCGGCTGGCTGCAGACGCCTGACTATGCGCGAGGCGTCCTCGCGGCCGTTCGGGTTCCGCCAGCGCACATTGACTCACTTGCCCTACTCAGGGTTGGCAGGGCCGAGGTGCTTACCCGCGATGATCCGTTGGACTACGTCGCCTTGATCGACGAGACCGTGTTGCATCGGAAAGTAGGCAGTCACCAGGTCATGGCGAAGCAGCTGGGACATCTGCTGACCATGTCAGATCTCCCGAACGTCGAAATTCGGATCTTGGCTGGTGGTCAGGCACATCTCGGAATGGAGGGTCCGTTCCTGCTGCTCGAATTCTCCAAGGCTCGTCCGATCGTGCACTTGGAACATCGACGGGCAACGGTGTTCCTCGACCGCGCGGAACATGTTTCAGATTTCACCCAAGTCGCCGATATTCTGCGTGCCGAGGCTATGAGCAGCGAGCAATCACGGGAGCTCATAGCGGAGCAGCACGCGCGATGGGAGAACGGCGATGGCAGCGTCCTTCACCAACTGGCGTAA
- a CDS encoding zinc finger protein, producing MDNATQLFWEAIRPAKGMVWDRHAAAGVRPDPGVAITALCGVPLAILTQAERAGRLIDRTCLTCADRAWKLRNGFDWPQAP from the coding sequence ATGGACAATGCGACGCAGCTCTTCTGGGAAGCCATTCGCCCGGCCAAGGGCATGGTCTGGGACCGACACGCCGCAGCCGGAGTCCGGCCTGATCCCGGTGTCGCGATCACGGCGTTGTGCGGAGTTCCGCTCGCGATACTCACCCAAGCGGAACGAGCTGGCCGATTGATCGACCGTACCTGTCTGACCTGTGCGGATCGGGCGTGGAAACTACGTAATGGCTTCGACTGGCCGCAGGCGCCATGA
- a CDS encoding ESX secretion-associated protein EspG, whose amino-acid sequence MTVDVRGRISLSAIEVDSILTTLKVALPTAFQFLGFGETEDERRQLLRQAWQGLESKGLVERGELHPFLVSAFQTLARPAMSIWAFIQLGGMEEIDAVVAANGEFAVLAAHHGAKDLHPHDRELNLEPVRGSGLPWAAAALLPEHRPGPGRSVNCGSAEIEEASKAAGRNPESARTAFMQAGIRQSDADMLATVLTAKRLRFGEFSARGFDPLSGRTRKSEFRADILDTVNGRYLLQHKPDQSGGRWFTMAPTDRNRFATQLDEVLQSVAPRRR is encoded by the coding sequence GTGACAGTGGACGTCCGGGGGCGCATCAGCCTGTCCGCCATCGAGGTGGACAGCATTCTCACCACGCTCAAGGTTGCCTTACCCACTGCCTTCCAGTTCCTCGGATTCGGGGAGACCGAGGACGAACGAAGGCAGCTGCTTCGACAAGCCTGGCAAGGTTTGGAGAGTAAGGGGTTGGTGGAACGGGGCGAACTGCATCCGTTCTTGGTCAGCGCGTTCCAGACCTTGGCGCGACCCGCCATGTCGATCTGGGCGTTCATCCAGCTCGGTGGGATGGAGGAGATCGATGCTGTGGTCGCGGCCAACGGGGAGTTCGCCGTGCTCGCAGCGCACCACGGTGCCAAAGATCTCCATCCGCACGACCGAGAACTGAATCTTGAACCAGTTCGTGGCAGCGGTCTGCCGTGGGCAGCGGCCGCGTTACTACCCGAGCATCGCCCAGGGCCAGGCCGATCAGTCAACTGTGGGTCCGCGGAGATCGAGGAAGCGAGCAAGGCCGCAGGTCGCAATCCGGAGTCGGCGCGCACCGCGTTCATGCAGGCAGGTATCCGTCAGTCGGATGCGGACATGTTGGCCACGGTGCTCACCGCCAAGCGGCTGCGGTTCGGGGAGTTCAGCGCACGTGGTTTCGATCCGCTCAGCGGTCGAACCCGAAAGTCGGAGTTCCGCGCGGACATCCTGGACACGGTGAACGGCCGTTACCTGCTGCAACACAAACCCGACCAGAGCGGCGGGCGTTGGTTCACCATGGCGCCGACCGACCGGAATCGGTTCGCCACCCAACTCGACGAGGTTCTGCAGTCGGTGGCACCACGGCGCCGCTGA
- a CDS encoding DUF3558 domain-containing protein yields MKHSSQLRAAALALPAAILLAACGPGSEEQADPTETASSDTTSTTVAESSSQDQELLAPPVAAPKDVSGLDTCTFLSSADATALGFDAEGIPQESAAGNSIDPCSWTTSGRSDGSGVYIYSDVDGIGLSQMYSLQGDSYPDFREFDIAGFPAVQATLGGATDTACEIHVGVADDQFITVSGGLGSDEEGDPCEQATTVAEAVISTLPAADQ; encoded by the coding sequence TTGAAGCATTCAAGCCAACTACGAGCAGCAGCTCTCGCTCTGCCCGCCGCGATTCTCCTCGCCGCCTGCGGACCAGGAAGTGAAGAACAAGCAGATCCCACAGAGACAGCTTCGTCCGATACCACCTCAACCACAGTCGCCGAGAGTAGTTCGCAGGACCAAGAACTCCTTGCTCCGCCTGTAGCTGCACCCAAGGACGTAAGCGGACTGGATACCTGCACGTTCCTCAGCTCAGCGGATGCTACTGCACTCGGTTTCGACGCAGAAGGAATTCCACAAGAAAGCGCCGCTGGCAACAGCATAGACCCGTGCTCGTGGACCACTTCCGGCCGCTCAGATGGATCTGGAGTCTACATCTATTCGGATGTGGACGGAATCGGATTGAGCCAAATGTATTCACTTCAAGGCGATTCTTATCCCGATTTTCGCGAGTTCGATATCGCTGGCTTCCCGGCGGTCCAGGCAACGTTGGGTGGCGCTACCGATACAGCCTGCGAGATTCACGTAGGAGTTGCCGATGATCAGTTCATCACCGTCAGCGGGGGACTCGGAAGCGACGAAGAAGGCGATCCATGTGAACAGGCAACTACTGTCGCGGAGGCTGTGATCTCAACCTTGCCAGCGGCTGATCAATAG
- a CDS encoding DUF3073 domain-containing protein yields the protein MGRGRAKAKQTKVARELKYSTHATDFDALQRELSGGESSGKRSDDDRPGDSYEDRYDEYRG from the coding sequence ATGGGGCGCGGCCGAGCTAAGGCCAAGCAGACGAAGGTGGCCCGGGAGCTCAAATACAGCACCCATGCCACGGACTTCGACGCTCTGCAGCGCGAGCTGTCAGGCGGCGAGTCCTCTGGTAAGCGGTCCGATGATGACCGACCTGGAGACTCGTACGAAGACCGGTACGACGAATACCGAGGTTGA
- a CDS encoding asparaginase, whose amino-acid sequence MSIPLVEVVRSGFRECVHHGSVALWTSGAISPHSVGTVDVAMFPRSSNKPFQALGMLRSGLELADADLAMACASHNGEPEHLRRVAAVLAAHDLTEDDLHCPVALPKHDESRAAVLRAGGGPSRLAMNCSGKHAAMLATCVQASWPTTGYWEPSHPLQQEIRRTIEELTGEPVAATAVDGCGAPLMAFSLAGLAKAFASLVLAEPGTAQRRVADVMRAHPFLVSGSQREDNLLMSAVPGALSKAGAEGVAAVALPDGSAVAIKIEDGAERARLPVLAGALRQLGVAPSEALDALATEPVLGGGRQVGEVRMLEGVFESPARL is encoded by the coding sequence ATGAGCATCCCCTTGGTGGAGGTCGTGCGGTCCGGTTTCCGCGAGTGTGTGCACCACGGCTCGGTGGCGCTGTGGACCTCGGGCGCGATCTCGCCGCACAGCGTCGGCACGGTGGACGTCGCGATGTTCCCGCGTTCCTCGAACAAGCCGTTCCAGGCACTGGGCATGCTGCGCAGTGGTCTGGAGCTGGCCGATGCCGATCTCGCCATGGCGTGTGCCTCGCACAACGGCGAACCCGAACATCTTCGTCGGGTCGCGGCCGTCCTGGCCGCGCACGACCTCACCGAAGACGACCTGCACTGTCCGGTGGCGCTGCCCAAGCACGATGAGAGCCGCGCGGCGGTACTGCGAGCGGGTGGCGGACCGAGCAGGTTGGCGATGAACTGCTCCGGCAAGCACGCGGCGATGCTGGCCACCTGCGTCCAGGCGAGCTGGCCGACCACGGGGTATTGGGAGCCCTCGCATCCGCTGCAGCAGGAGATCCGGCGGACGATCGAGGAACTGACCGGCGAGCCGGTGGCCGCGACGGCCGTGGACGGCTGTGGTGCGCCGCTGATGGCGTTCTCCCTGGCCGGCTTGGCCAAGGCCTTCGCCTCTCTCGTGCTGGCCGAGCCCGGCACCGCGCAGCGCCGCGTCGCCGACGTCATGCGGGCGCATCCGTTCCTGGTGTCCGGCTCGCAGCGGGAGGACAACCTGCTGATGTCGGCGGTGCCGGGCGCGCTGAGCAAGGCGGGCGCCGAGGGAGTGGCCGCGGTGGCACTGCCGGATGGCAGCGCGGTGGCGATCAAGATCGAGGACGGTGCGGAGCGGGCCAGGCTGCCCGTCTTGGCTGGTGCGCTGCGCCAGCTGGGTGTCGCGCCGTCCGAGGCGTTGGATGCCTTGGCCACCGAACCGGTCCTCGGCGGTGGTCGCCAGGTCGGTGAGGTCCGAATGCTCGAAGGCGTCTTCGAGTCGCCTGCGCGGCTCTAA